From Apium graveolens cultivar Ventura chromosome 9, ASM990537v1, whole genome shotgun sequence, the proteins below share one genomic window:
- the LOC141683092 gene encoding protein unc-13 homolog, translated as MASLFRDRSSLSKRDSLSTTASSRFSGAGAASLPSPFGDLSPSLSSTDLRDTAYEIFVAACRTSTGKPLTYIPASNSDRLSNSPSMSSSPSQRSITSTAASKMKKALGLRSSSGSGLSTGSAGSPSPPVKSKRPLTVGELMRAQMRVTENNDSRIRRALLRIAAGQVGKRLESMVLPLELLQQFKSSDFPSQEEYHSWQRRNLKILEAGLLLHPYLPIEKSNAASQRLRQLIHGALDKPLETGRNNESMQILRNAVMSLASRSSEGSLAESCHWADGFPLNLRLYEILLEACFDANDETSILEEVDEPMELIKKTWPILGLNQMLHNLCFSWVLFNRYVSTGQVENDLLYAADSQLAEVAKDAKATKDPTYSKILSSILSSILGWAEKRLLAYHDTFDAGNISSMQSIVSLGVSAAKVLVEDISNEYRRRRKTEVDVARNRIDTYIRSSLRTAFAQRMEQADSSRRASRNQPNPLPVLAILAKDVGELAIKEKDVFSPILKMWHPFAAGVAVATLHVCYGNELKQFISSITELTPDAVQVLRAADKLEKDLVLIAVEDSVDSEDGGKAIIREMPPYEADTAIANMVKIWIKTRLDKVKDWIDRNLQQEVWNPRANQEGFAPSGVEVLRIIDETLDAFFQLPIPSHPALLPDIMSGLDRCLQYYITKAKSGCGSRNTYIPTMPALTRCEAGTKFQNVWKKKDKPVHSQRRSSQSAVANGDTSFGVPQICVRINTFQRIRAELEVLEKRIITLLRNSESAHVEDFSNGLGKKFELTPAACLEGVKQLSEAVAYKIIFHDLSHVLWDRLYVGEPSSSRIEFFLQELEQNLTTIADIVHERVRTRIVADIMKAAFDGFLLVLLAGGPSRAFSRQDSQIIEDDFEALKELFWANGDGLPTDVINKFSATVRDVLPLYRTDTESLVERFRQLTLETYGSSAKSRLPLPPTSGQWNPTEPNTLLRVLCYRNDEVASRFLKKTYNLPKKI; from the exons ATGGCTTCTCTCTTTCGAGACAGAAGCTCTCTCTCTAAACGCGACTCTCTCTCTACGACCGCCAGCTCCCGCTTCTCCGGCGCCGGCGCCGCCTCTCTCCCGTCGCCGTTCGGCGATTTGTCGCCGTCTCTCTCATCCACCGACCTCCGCGACACCGCCTACGAGATCTTCGTCGCCGCGTGCCGAACCTCCACCGGAAAGCCGCTGACTTACATTCCGGCGAGCAATTCCGACCGGTTGTCGAACTCGCCGTCGATGTCGAGCTCGCCGTCGCAGCGATCGATTACGTCGACGGCGGCGTCGAAGATGAAGAAGGCGTTAGGGCTCCGATCTAGCTCGGGGTCGGGTTTGAGTACCGGGTCGGCCGGGTCGCCGTCTCCGCCGGTTAAGAGTAAACGACCTTTGACTGTCGGAGAGTTGATGAGAGCTCAAATGAGAGTTACGGAGAATAATGATTCGAGAATTCGACGAGCTTTGTTGCGAATCGCTGCTGGACAG GTTGGTAAGCGTTTGGAGTCAATGGTTCTACCACTGGAGCTACTACAGCAGTTCAAATCGTCTGATTTTCCTAGTCAAGAAGAATACCATTCCTGGCAGAGGAGAAACCTGAAAATTCTGGAGGCGGGTCTCCTTTTACACCCTTACCTGCCAATAGAAAAGTCTAATGCTGCTTCACAGAGGTTGCGGCAATTAATTCATGGTGCCTTAGATAAGCCACTGGAAACTGGGAGGAATAATGAATCGATGCAAATCCTCCGTAATGCTGTGATGTCTCTTGCTAGTAGATCATCCGAGGGATCCTTGGCAGAGTCCTGTCACTGGGCAGATGGGTTCCCATTAAATCTTCGTCTGTATGAGATACTTCTCGAAGCCTGTTTTGATGCTAATGATGAAACATCTATCTTAGAAGAAGTTGATGAGCCTATGGAGCTTATAAAGAAAACTTGGCCAATCCTTGGGTTGAACCAAATGCTTCACAACCTTTGCTTTTCCTGGGTCCTATTTAACCGTTATGTTTCAACTGGACAAGTAGAAAATGATCTTCTATATGCCGCTGATAGTCAGCTTGCAGAAGTTGCAAAAGATGCAAAAGCAACAAAGGATCCAACTTATTCAAAGATTTTAAGTTCTATATTGAGTTCAATATTGGGTTGGGCCGAGAAGAGGCTCCTCGCATATCATGACACTTTCGATGCTGGAAATATTAGTTCCATGCAAAGCATCGTCTCTCTGGGTGTATCAGCAGCAAAAGTTCTAGTTGAAGATATATCTAATGAGTATCGCAGGAGGAGGAAGACTGAAGTTGATGTGGCTCGGAACAGAATTGACACTTATATAAGGTCATCTCTACGCACTGCCTTCGCCCAG AGAATGGAGCAAGCGGATTCAAGCAGGAGAGCATCAAGAAATCAGCCTAATCCTCTTCCTGTTCTTGCCATTCTTGCGAAGGATGTTGGTGAGCTGGCAATCAAAGAGAAAGATGTTTTCAGTCCTATACTGAAGATGTGGCACCCTTTTGCGGCAGGCGTTGCTGTTGCTACCCTTCATGTTTGCTACGGCAATGAGCTCAAGCAATTCATTTCTAGTATCACAGAGTTGACACCTGATGCCGTACAGGTATTGAGAGCTGCAGATAAACTGGAGAAAGATCTAGTGCTAATTGCAGTTGAAGATTCTGTGGACAGTGAGGATGGTGGGAAGGCAATTATTCGTgagatgccaccttatgaagctgATACTGCCATAGCTAACATGGTGAAAATTTGGATTAAAACGAGGCTTGATAAAGTGAAGGATTGGATTGATAGAAATCTTCAACAAGAG GTCTGGAATCCAAGAGCAAATCAGGAAGGATTTGCTCCATCAGGTGTTGAAGTCCTCCGGATAATTGATGAAACCCTGGATGCATTCTTTCAACTTCCTATACCTTCGCATCCAGCATTACTACCTGACATAATGTCTGGTCTTGATAGGTGCCTTCAGTACTACATTACCAAGGCAAAATCTGGATGTG GATCAAGGAATACCTACATACCCACTATGCCAGCATTGACCAGATGTGAAGCAGGAACAAAATTTCAAAATGTGTGGAAAAAGAAAGACAAGCCAGTTCACTCTCAGAGGAGGAGTTCTCAGTCTGCTGTTGCCAATGGAGATACCAGTTTTGGGGTACCTCAAATATGTGTTCGTATAAATACTTTCCAACGAATACGAGCAGAGTTGGAAGTTTTAGAAAAGAGAATCATCACTCTTTTGCGGAACTCTGAATCTGCTCATGTAGAAGACTTCTCAAATGGATTGGGCAAAAAGTTCGAGCTCACCCCAGCTGCTTGTTTAGAAGGGGTTAAACAGCTTTCTGAAGCAGTGGCTTACAAAATTATCTTTCATGATCTGAGTCACGTTCTGTGGGACAGGTTGTATGTTGGAGAACCATCATCATCAAGGATCGAATTTTTTCTTCAGGAGCTTGAGCAAAACTTGACTACTATAGCAGATATTGTGCATGAAAGAGTTCGTACACGTATTGTTGCTGACATAATGAAAGCCGCCTTCGATGGTTTCTTGTTGGTTTTACTTGCTGGAGGACCATCTCGTGCCTTTTCACGACAGGATTCTCAAATAATAGAGGACGATTTTGAGGCCTTGAAAGAATTATTTTGGGCAAACGGGGATGGGTTGCCAACTGATGTAATTAACAAGTTTTCAGCAACGGTGAGGGATGTCCTTCCCCTTTACAGAACTGATACAGAGAGCCTTGTTGAGCGCTTTAGACAGCTGACTCTTGAAACTTATGGTTCTTCTGCAAAATCTAGACTTCCATTACCGCCAACTTCAGGGCAGTGGAATCCTACTGAACCGAACACCCTCTTACGAGTTCTGTGTTACAGGAATGATGAAGTGGCTTCGAGATTCCTAAAGAAGACCTACAATTTGCCGAAGAAAATCTAA